From the genome of Impatiens glandulifera chromosome 9, dImpGla2.1, whole genome shotgun sequence, one region includes:
- the LOC124916343 gene encoding GDSL esterase/lipase APG-like — translation MNYKSLTDLISAVGAVILMMTIITIDHTGNSQALVPAIMTFGDSSVDVGNNNYIHTIFKANHPPYGRDFINRRPTGRFCNGKLATDLTADTLGFKTYPKAYLSPEASGKNLFIGANFASAGSGYDVKTSKLSHAIPLSQQLEYYKEYQSKLRKVAGNKKAESIIKDGLYLVSSGNSDFVQNYYVNPLLKLSYSPQQYSSYLVNIFYNFVKDLYGLGARKIGVTSLPPLGCLPVTITLFGHHEETCVERMNNDAQDFNSQMKSAVASLKKELRGLKIAVFDIYKPLYDLIRIPSDHGFAEARKGCCGTGTIETTSLLCHPKSVGTCRNATEYIFWDSVHPSQSTNQILAESLIAAGIELVG, via the exons ATGAATTATAAGTCATTAACTGATCTGATTTCTGCAGTAGGTGCAGTAATATTGATGATGACCATTATTACAATTGATCACACCGGAAATTCTCAGGCTCTAGTCCCAGCAATTATGACTTTCGGTGACTCATCTGTGGATGTTGGAAATAACAATTACATTCACACCATTTTCAAGGCCAACCACCCTCCTTATGGCAGAGATTTCATCAACCGGAGACCTACTGGAAGATTCTGCAATGGAAAACTAGCCACTGACCTCACCg cTGATACATTAGGATTCAAGACATACCCCAAGGCATATCTAAGTCCAGAAGCCTCGGGCAAGAATCTATTCATCGGAGCAAACTTTGCTTCCGCCGGTTCTGGCTACGACGTAAAGACATCAAAGTTAAGC CATGCAATTCCTCTGTCACAACAATTGGAGTATTACAAAGAATACCAAAGTAAATTGAGAAAGGTGGCGGGTAATAAAAAGGCAGAATCGATAATAAAAGATGGATTATACCTTGTGAGCTCCGGTAATAGTGATTTCGTTCAGAATTACTATGTTAATCCATTGCTAAAACTCTCTTATTCTCCACAACAATATAGTTCATATCTCGTCAACATATTCTACAACTTCGTCAAG GATTTATATGGTTTGGGAGCAAGGAAAATCGGGGTGACTTCTCTACCACCATTAGGATGCCTCCCTGTAACCATAACCTTGTTCGGTCATCATGAGGAAACATGCGTGGAGAGGATGAACAACGATGCCCAAGATTTCAACTCACAGATGAAGTCGGCTGTCGCCAGTTTGAAGAAAGAACTTCGTGGCCTTAAAATAGCAGTTTTTGACATTTACAAGCCTTTATATGATCTGATTCGCATTCCATCCGATCATG GTTTTGCTGAAGCTAGGAAAGGTTGTTGCGGGACAGGAACCATAGAGACGACATCCTTATTGTGCCATCCTAAATCAGTAGGCACTTGCAGGAATGCGACGGAGTATATTTTCTGGGATAGTGTTCATCCTTCTCAGTCTACTAATCAGATCCTTGCGGAATCCTTGATCGCTGCTGGCATCGAACTTGTTGGATGA
- the LOC124916500 gene encoding glycosyltransferase BC10-like: MEEGKNNNVSPPFLRINPSKILPLRILEFLLHLLAIGISFSFLSMFLIQYIGSTQIPISSFTPPNSSSLPCFMKSPSPPSLMHDMNETELFWRASMVHLINQYPFPRTKKIAFMFLTKGSLPMEPLWERFFNGHHELYSIYIHSSPSYQHNFTSSSIFYKRKIPSQTVEWGTMSMCDAERRLLANALLDVSNEWFILLSESCIPIQNFSSVYGSLSRSNLSFMGSFDDPRKSGRGRYSLNMRPEIDITQWRKGSQWFEVERRLAVHMISDSIYYQKFKEFCIPPCYADEHYFQTMMSIKFPHLLANRTITWIDWSRGGAHPKTFRKKDIKAKLFEWIREEHGCDLVGGLCFLFARKFAPDTLDPLLQISSQVFGF; this comes from the exons ATGGAGGAAGGGAAGAACAACAACGTGTCTCCCCCCTTCCTAAGGATAAATCCATCAAAGATCTTGCCATTGAGAATCTTAGAATTCCTGCTGCATCTTCTAGCTATTGGAAtctccttttcttttctcagtATGTTCCTGATCCAATACATCGGATCAACCCAAATCCCCATCTCCTCATTTACACCACCTAATTCGAGTTCCCTCCCATGTTTTATGAAATCCCCAAGTCCACCTAGCTTAATGCACGATATGAATGAAACAGAGCTGTTTTGGCGGGCATCGATGGTTCATCTAATAAACCAATACCCATTTCCAAGAACAAAGAAGATCGCCTTCATGTTCTTGACCAAAGGTTCATTACCAATGGAACCTCTTTGGGAAAGGTTCTTCAATGGCCACCACGAGCTCTATTCCATTTACATTCACTCTTCCCCATCTTATCAACATAACTTCACCTCTTCCTCTATTTTCTACAAAAGGAAGATTCCCAGCCAG ACAGTAGAGTGGGGAACGATGAGCATGTGCGATGCGGAGAGAAGACTTCTAGCCAATGCATTGCTCGACGTTTCCAACGAATGGTTCATACTCTTGTCTGAATCGTGCATTCCCATTCAGAACTTCAGCTCGGTTTATGGAAGCCTATCGCGATCCAATTTAAGCTTCATGGGCTCGTTCGACGATCCCAGAAAATCAGGAAGAGGTAGATATAGTTTGAACATGAGACCCGAGATCGACATAACACAGTGGCGAAAAGGGTCCCAATGGTTTGAAGTGGAGAGGAGACTGGCTGTTCATATGATTTCAGATTCAATTTACTATCAAAAGTTCAAGGAATTTTGCATACCACCGTGTTATGCGGACGAGCACTATTTCCAGACAATGATGAGTATTAAATTCCCTCATCTATTGGCGAACAGAACTATAACTTGGATAGATTGGTCCAGAGGTGGTGCTCATCCTAAGACCTTTAGAAAGAAAGATATCAAAGCAAAATTATTTGAGTGGATTCGAGAAGAACATGGATGTGATCTTGTCGGAGGCCTGTGCTTTCTTTTCGCAAGGAAGTTCGCTCCTGATACATTAGATCCACTGCTTCAAATCTCATCTCAAGTTTTTGGATTCTGA
- the LOC124916613 gene encoding glycosyltransferase BC10-like produces the protein MEEGKNNNVSPPFLRINPSKILPLRILQFLLLLLAIGISFSFLSMFMIRYVGSSQITISSFTTPNSSSLPCFMKSPSSPSLMHDMNETELFWRASMVPLINQYPFARTKKIAFMFLTIGSLPMAPLWERFFNGHHKLYSIYIHSSPSYQHNFNSSSVFYKRKIPSQTVEWGTMSMCDAERRLLANALLDVSNEWFILLSESCIPIQNFSSVYESLSRSNLSFMGSFDDPGASGRGRYSWNMRPEVDISQWRKGSQWFEVERRLAVHIISDSIYYRKFKEFCTPSCYVDEHYFQTMMSIQFPHLLANRTLTWVDWSRGGAHPATFGKEDITAKLFEWILEDHGCDLVGGLCFLFARKFAPDALEPLLQISSEVFGF, from the exons ATGGAGGAAGGGAAGAACAACAATGTGTCTCCCCCCTTCCTAAGGATAAATCCATCAAAGATCTTGCCATTGAGAATCTTGCAATTCCTGCTTCTTCTTCTAGCTATTGGGAtctccttttcttttctcagtATGTTCATGATCCGTTACGTCGGATCATCCCAAATCACCATCTCCTCATTTACAACACCTAATTCGAGTTCCCTCCCATGTTTTATGAAATCCCCAAGTTCACCGAGCTTAATGCACGATATGAATGAAACAGAGCTGTTTTGGCGGGCTTCAATGGTTCCTCTAATAAACCAATACCCATTTGCAAGAACAAAGAAGATTGCCTTCATGTTCTTGACCATAGGTTCATTACCAATGGCACCTCTTTGGGAAAGGTTCTTCAATGGCCACCACAAGCTCTATTCCATTTACATTCACTCTTCCCCATCTTATCAACATAACTTCAACTCTTCCTCTGTTTTCTACAAAAGGAAGATTCCCAGCCAG ACAGTAGAGTGGGGAACGATGAGCATGTGCGATGCAGAGAGAAGACTTCTAGCCAATGCATTGCTCGACGTTTCCAACGAATGGTTCATACTCTTGTCGGAATCGTGCATTCCCATTCAGAACTTCAGCTCGGTTTATGAAAGCCTATCGCGATCCAATTTAAGCTTCATGGGCTCGTTCGATGATCCCGGAGCATCAGGAAGAGGTAGATATAGTTGGAACATGAGACCTGAGGTCGACATATCACAGTGGCGAAAAGGGTCCCAATGGTTTGAAGTCGAGAGGAGGCTGGCTGTTCATATCATTTCCGATTCAATTTACTACCGCAAGTTCAAGGAATTTTGCACACCGTCATGTTATGTGGACGAGCACTATTTCCAGACAATGATGAGTATTCAATTCCCTCATCTATTGGCGAACCGAACTCTAACTTGGGTAGATTGGTCCAGAGGTGGTGCTCATCCGGCAACCTTTGGAAAGGAAGACATCACAGCAAAATTATTTGAGTGGATTCTAGAAGATCATGGATGTGATCTTGTCGGAGGCCTGTGCTTTCTTTTCGCAAGGAAGTTCGCTCCTGATGCGTTGGAACCATTGCTTCAAATCTCATCTGAAGTTTTTGGATTCTGA
- the LOC124916614 gene encoding ESCRT-related protein CHMP1A-like → MGNAEKLMNQIMELKFTSKSLQRQAKKCEKEEKSEKLKVKKAIEKGNMDGARIYAENSIRKRSEQMNYLRLSSRLDAVVSRLDTQAKMSTISKSMGSIVKSLESSLNTGNLQKMSETMDQFERQFVNMEVQAEFMESSMAGSTSLSTPEGDVNSLMQQVADDYGLEVSVGLPQPAAHAVATKSQEKVDEDDLSRRLAELKSRG, encoded by the coding sequence ATGGGGAACGCAGAGAAATTGATGAATCAGATCATGGAGCTAAAGTTCACATCCAAGAGCCTCCAGCGCCAGGCCAAGAAGTGCGAAAAGGAAGAAAAATCGGAGAAACTCAAGGTGAAGAAGGCGATTGAGAAAGGAAACATGGACGGCGCTCGGATCTACGCAGAGAACTCCATCCGTAAGCGCAGCGAGCAGATGAATTATCTTCGCCTATCGTCTCGCCTCGACGCGGTCGTCTCCAGGCTCGATACTCAAGCTAAGATGTCAACAATCAGTAAATCCATGGGATCAATCGTTAAATCTCTCGAATCGTCTCTCAACACCGGAAATTTGCAGAAGATGTCAGAGACTATGGACCAATTCGAGCGACAATTCGTCAATATGGAAGTCCAAGCCGAGTTTATGGAGAGCTCCATGGCTGGTAGCACTTCGCTTTCCACACCTGAAGGAGATGTCAACAGTCTGATGCAGCAGGTCGCCGACGATTACGGTCTTGAAGTGTCAGTAGGTCTTCCACAACCAGCTGCTCACGCGGTGGCCACCAAGTCTCAGGAGAAGGTCGACGAAGATGACTTGTCCAGGCGTCTTGCCGAGCTCAAATCCCGTGGTTGA
- the LOC124916612 gene encoding ubiquitin carboxyl-terminal hydrolase 6-like — protein MLTVSVKWQKETFKGVEIDTSQLPYLFKCQLYDLTGVPPERQKIMVKGGLLKDDADWSTLGVKEGQKMMMMGTADEIVKAPEKGTVFMEDLPEEEQVLAVGHTAGLFNLGNTCYMNSTIQCLHSVPELKSSLVQYSHSGRTNDLDQSSHHLTLATRDLFGELDKSVKPVSPMQFWMVLKKKYPQFGQLHNGAFMQQDAEECWTQILYTLSQSLGSSGSSESADAVKALFGIELASRVHCLESGEESSERESIYALKCHISHEVNHLHEGLKHGLKSELEKASPSLGRSAIYIKDSRISSLPRYLTIQFVRFFWKRESNQKAKILRKVDYPLELDIYDLCSDDLRKKLEAPRKFLRDEEGKKLGLKPSGKSSDEKDVKMTEAEGSSNTNGMSSTMTTTESAEAAGKEMQLTGVYDLVTVLTHKGRSADSGHYVAWVKQENGKWIQFDDDNPSQQREEDITKLSGGGDWHMAYICMYKARVVPM, from the exons ATGCTTACAG TAAGTGTAAAGTGGCAAAAAGAGACTTTCAAAGGCGTAGAAATTGATACTTCCCAGCTTCCGTATCTTTTCAAATGCCAGCTGTACGATCTCACAGGAGTTCCTCCAGAGAGGCAAAAGATTATGGTGAAGGGCGGTTTGCTAAAG GATGATGCAGACTGGTCAACTTTAGGAGTGAAAGAG GGTcaaaagatgatgatgatgggaaCTGCTGATGAGATTGTGAAGGCACCTGAAAAGGGGACTGTTTTCATGGAAGATCTTCCAGAGGAAGAACAAGTTTTAGCCGTT GGTCATACTGCTGGATTATTTAATCTTGGAAATACCTGTTACATGAACTCCACTATCCAATGCTTGCATTCTGTTCCTGAACTGAAATCTTCTTTGGTGCA GTATTCACATTCTGGTAGAACCAATGATTTGGATCAGTCATCCCATCACTTGACTCTTGCCACCAGAGATCTATTTGGCGAGCTTGATAAAAGTGTCAAACCAGTGTCGCCAATGCAGTTTTGGATG gtgttaaagaaaaaatatccACAATTTGGTCAGCTGCATAATGGAGCCTTCATGCAACAG GATGCTGAAGAATGTTGGACACAGATTTTATATACGTTATCTCAATCTCTTGGGTCATCAGGTTCTAG TGAAAGTGCTGATGCAGTGAAGGCACTTTTTGGTATAGAACTTGCTAGCAG GGTGCATTGTCTAGAAAGTGGTGAAGAAAGCTCAGAGAGAGAATCAATTTATGCACTCAAATGCCACATATCACATGAGGTTAACCATTTGCATGAGGGGCTAAAGCAT GGTTTGAAGTCCGAACTAGAGAAGGCTTCACCATCTTTGGGTCGCAGTGCAATTTACATAAAAGATTCTCGTATAAGCAGCTTGCCGAG ATACTTGACCATTCAATTTGTAAGATTCTTCTGGAAGAGGGAATCAAACCAGAAGGCCAAGATTTTGAGG AAAGTAGATTATCCTCTGGAAttggatatttatgatttatgctCCGATGATCTTCGGAAAAAATTGGAAGCTCCTCGTAAG TTTCTAAGAGATGAAGAAGGTAAAAAGCTTGGTTTGAAACCCAGTGGAAAAAGCTCTGATGAGAAGGATGTGAAGATGACTGAAGCTGAG GGGTCATCAAATACAAATGGAATGTCCTCTACGATGACCACAACAGAAA GTGCAGAAGCTGCTGGCAAAGAAATGCAGTTGACAGGAGTATACGATCTAGTCACTGTGCTGACACACAAGGGCAGAAGTGCTGATTCTGGACACTATGTTGCATGGGTTAAACAAGAAAACG GCAAATGGATTCAATTTGACGATGACAATCCAAGTCAACAGCGGGAGGAAGACATCACTAAACTTTCTGGTGGAG gtgACTGGCACATGGCTTATATTTGCATGTACAAGGCTCGCGTCGTTCCCATGTAG
- the LOC124916499 gene encoding dof zinc finger protein DOF3.1-like, with protein sequence MQDPSSVFSPITPFLPEHEQLKCPRCDSTNTKFCYYNNYNLTQPRHFCKNCRRYWTKGGALRNIPVGGGTRNKNAKRNSRLSSSSSSSSSSVVAKSGPSPTSEAAASVVAAGGGGGSLNYLAAELNVVVEAAERNLRSSKKISNGNFLLGVEDNGEFSDGRRPGFVIYNPASTSQ encoded by the coding sequence ATGCAAGACCCATCATCGGTTTTTTCTCCGATCACACCTTTTTTGCCGGAGCACGAGCAATTGAAATGCCCTCGTTGCGATTCGACCAACACAAAGTTCTGTTATTACAACAACTACAATCTCACTCAGCCTCGTCATTTCTGCAAGAATTGCCGTCGCTATTGGACTAAAGGCGGCGCTCTTCGTAACATTCCCGTCGGCGGCGGGACTAGGAATAAGAACGCTAAAAGAAATTCCAGgctatcttcttcttcttcttcatcttcttcgtccGTTGTCGCAAAATCGGGTCCTTCTCCGACATCAGAAGCGGCGGCGTCGGTGGTTGCAGcaggtggtggtggtgggagTTTGAATTATTTGGCGGCGGAATTGAATGTGGTTGTGGAGGCAGCAGAGAGGAATTTACGGAGCAGTAAAAAGATTTCAAACGGTAACTTTTTGTTGGGAGTTGAGGATAACGGAGAATTTTCCGATGGTCGGCGGCCAGGCTTTGTTATTTACAATCCAGCCTCTACGAGTCAGTAG
- the LOC124914525 gene encoding serine/threonine protein phosphatase 2A 55 kDa regulatory subunit B beta isoform-like — protein MNGGGGGGGESAVALAGPPPPALEWKFSQVFGERTAGEEVQEVDIISAIEFDKSGNHLATGDRGGRVVLFERTDAKDHGGNRRDLEMMDSPVSRHPEFRYKTEFQSHEPEFDYLKSLEIEEKINKIRWCQTANGSVFLLSTNDKTIKFWKVQEKKVKKISEMNVDPSTTVGNSNVASSSISSAPKPHLANGGCIDKSYNNLSSDSSIPQGGVPSLRLPVVTSYDTSLVARCRRVYAHAHDYHINSISNNSDGETFISADDLRINLWNLEISNQSFNIVDVKPTNMEDLTEVITSAEFHPTHCNMLAYSSSKGSIRLIDLRQSALCDTHSKLFEEHEVPGTRSFFTEIIASISDIKFSNGGRHILSRDYMTLKLWDINMDAGPVATFQVHEYLRPKLCDLYENDSIFDKFECCLSGDGLRVASGSYSNLFRVFGSTTGSSEATTLEASKNPMRRQTQPAPPSRPTRSISSLTRVVRRGGAGGGVENQGVDANGNSFDFATKLLHMAWHPTENSIACAAANSLYIYYA, from the exons ATgaatggtggtggtggtggaggaggagagaGCGCGGTAGCTTTGGCGGGTCCACCGCCGCCTGCGCTCGAGTGGAAATTTTCTCAAGTTTTTGGGGAACGTACGGCAGGAGAAGAGGTTCAAGAAG TTGATATCATTTCAGCTATTGAATTTGATAAGAGTGGTAACCATCTTGCTACTGGTGATCGTGGAGGTAGAGTTGTTCTATTTGAGAGAACAGATGCTAAAGAT CATGGTGGAAATAGAAGGGATCTGGAGATGATGGATTCTCCTGTCAGTAGACATCCAGAGTTCCGCTACAAAACAGAGTTCCAGAGCCATGAACCTGAG TTTGATTATCTAAAGAGTTTGGAGATTGaggaaaaaataaacaaaatcagatgGTGTCAGACAGCTAATGGATCTGTTTTTCTGCTATCCACTAACGACAAAACTATTAAATTTTGGAAG GTTCAAGAGAAGAAAGTCAAGAAAATCTCTGAGATGAATGTTGACCCTTCCACGACTGTTGGAAATAGTAATGTTGCCAGTTCAAGCATCTCTTCTGCCCCTAAACCACACCTTGCCAATGGTGGTTGCATTGACAAAAGTTACAATAATCTGAGCAGTGACTCCTCAATCCCACAAGGCGGAGTTCCATCTCTACGCTTACCAGTG GTAACAAGTTATGATACCAGTCTTGTGGCAAGATGTAGAAGGGTTTATGCGCATGCACATGACTATCACATCAATTCCATTTCTAATAATAG TGATGGCGAAACCTTTATATCAGCTGATGATCTTCGGATAAATCTTTGGAATTTGGAAATTAGCAATCAAAGTTTCAATATTGTAGATGTGAAGCCTACAAACATGGAGGACCTGACCG AGGTGATAACATCAGCAGAATTTCATCCTACTCACTGTAACATGTTGGCATATAGTAGCTCAAAAGGATCAATCCGCCTTATTGATTTGCGGCAGTCAGCTCTTTGTGATACCCATTCTAAATT GTTTGAGGAACATGAGGTACCTGGTACTAGGTCCTTTTTCACTGAAATAATAGCATCTATTTCAGATATCAAATTTTCAAACGGTGGAAGACACATACTTAGCCGTGATTATATGACACTCAAG CTATGGGACATCAATATGGATGCGGGTCCTGTTGCTACATTCCAGGTTCATGAGTATCTAAGACCTAAG cTGTGTGATCTGTATGAGAATGATTCCATCTTTGATAAATTTGAATGTTGCTTGAGTGGAGATGGTCTCCGAGTGGCATCAGGTTCTTACAG CAATCTTTTCCGAGTGTTTGGTTCCACCACTGGTAGCTCAGAAGCAACCACATTAGAAGCCAGCAAAAATCCcatgag gaGACAAACTCAGCCTGCTCCTCCATCTAGGCCTACCAGATCTATTAGTAGTTTAACAAGAGTTGTAAGACGAG GAGGAGCAGGAGGAGGAGTGGAGAATCAAGGAGTTGATGCAAATGGAAATTCATTTGATTTCGCTACGAAACTGCTCCACATGGCATGGCATCCGACAGAAAATTCAATCGCGTGTGCTGCTGCTAACAGCTTATACATCTATTATGCCTGA